A window from Anoplolepis gracilipes chromosome 15, ASM4749672v1, whole genome shotgun sequence encodes these proteins:
- the LOC140673863 gene encoding dopaminechrome tautomerase-like: protein MERLLLLALLAVTVLCYEPFQVIFEWKSIDFQWPTDEERQNAVLHGDYIAANNFLSTVKFWKGKMYMTIPRWKDGVPVTLGVTSAKPMNGDTAPLLDPFPNWDMQKLGDCSAFQLVHSVEIDPKGRMWVLDTGRTTALHQENKGDCPARLVILDLEDNGKILHTYEFPDLIARRGVTYLNDIVLDHENGGMAYISDNGREDPGIIVYSLQNNTSWKIRHNSMKAEAEAVGFMVANTHVINPVHVDGIALSPASNRDRQIYYSPLSSFYLYSIPISALRDNVTNIDRYVKKLGRKSSQTDGMTMSATGVLYFGLLADDAIAMWDTKNTPSFNVGQRIISRDHMLTQWPDSFAFDDDGNFWCVTNMLQNFLNNRVNITVPNYRLIRTRAGVKSYQYYENGTAPEWPDFTAGADSVKFALATLLAAILVFVAK, encoded by the exons ATGGAACGGTTACTATTGTTAGCTCTTTTAGCTGTCACGGTATTGTGTTACGAACCGTTCCAAGTGATCTTCGAGTGGAAGTCGATTGACTTTCAGTGGCCGACCGACGAAGAACGGCAAAACGCAGTATTGCATGGCGATTATATAGCGGCAAACAACTTCCTTTCCACCGTGAAATTCTGGAAGGGCAAAATGTACATGACAATCCCACGATGGAAAGACGGGGTGCCGGTGACGTTGGGGGTGACATCGGCAAAGCCGATGAACGGAGACACGGCACCCTTACTGGATCCCTTCCCCAACTGGGATATGCAGAAGCTGGGTGACTGCTCGGCGTTTCAATTAGTCCACAGCGTGGAGATTGATCCTAAAGGTCGCATGTGGGTGCTCGACACCGGTCGAACCACGGCTCTCCATCAGGAGAATAAGGGCGACTGTCCGGCTCGCCTCGTCATCCTCGACCTCGAGGACAACGGCAAGATACTCCACACTTACGAGTTCCCCGATCTCATAGCCCGTCGTGGGGTGACGTATCTCAACGATATCGTCCTCGATCACGAGAACGGTGGAATGGCATACATCAGTGACAATGGCCGAGAGGATCCCGGCATCATCGTGTATTCCTTGCAGAACAATACCTCCTGGAAGATTCGGCATAATTCCATGAAGGCGGAAGCGGAAGCGGTCGGATTCATGGTAGCAAACACGCACGTGATCAATCCGGTGCACGTGGACGGCATAGCACTCTCACCGGCGAGCAATCGTGACAG GCAGATTTACTACTCACCCTTATCTTCGTTTTACTTGTACTCAATCCCGATATCCGCTCTGAGAGACAACGTAACAAATATCGATCGATACGTGAAGAAACTCGGGCGAAAGTCATCGCAGACGGATGGAATGACAATGTCGGCCACTGGGGTGCTTTATTTCGGCCTATTAGCCGACGACGCTATAGCGATGTGGGATACCAAAAATACACCCTCCTTTAATGTCGGTCAACGAATTATATCGCGCGATCACATGTTAACGCAGTGGCCTGACAGCTTCGCCTTCGATGACGACGGCAACTTTTGGTGTGTCACGAACATGTTGCAAAACTTTTTGAACAATCGTGTAAATATCACCGTGCCCAACTATCGTCTCATTCGAACACGTGCAGGAGTGAAAAGTTATCAGTATTACGAGAACGGCACGGCACCGGAATGGCCGGATTTTACGGCCGGTGCCGATTCTGTCAAATTCGCCCTCGCCACATTATTGGCCGCAATTCTCGTATTTGTCGCGAAATAA